TCATATTAGGCGCAAGGAACAACATAAGGCTCGGGAACATGAGGGATGCCCTCGGATCCCAGATTGTATGGCTGATCCTTGAACTCGGTATAATCCTATACCTGCTTGGGGGCATGATTGTCGGGGCGCCAGTGATAGTCCTGGCCTTCGCCATGCTAATCTACTACAACGGCCTCTTCGGGCTAATGGATATATCCGGGTTCCTTGGTACTCTACTCTCATATGCAAGGCTCCTTGCACTGTGTCTATCAACGGGTGGTATAGCCATGACCGTGAACATCCTCACGGGCCTCAGCTATGAGATGATACCCGTCATCGGAGTGGTACTTGCCCCGATAATATTCGTGTTCGGGCACATAGCCAACAACGCCTTCCAGAGCCTTGGTGCCTTCATAAACTCACTTCGTCTACATTATGTTGAATTCTTCGCCCAGTTCTACATGGGTGGAAAAAACAAATTCAATGCATTTCGTGCTGAAAGAAACTTCACTAAGATAAGGAGGTAAATAGAATGGTTGAAATAGCATTAGGAACTGCTTTAGCAGCAATAGGTGCTGGAGTTGCAGTAGGATTCGCAGGTCTTGGTTCAGGATTAGGTCAGGGTATAGCAGCCGCAGGAAGTGTTGGTGCAGTTGCAGAGGATCCTGACATGTTCGCGAGGGGTATTATATTCGCAGCCCTTTCAGAGACACAGGCTATCTATGGTTTCCTGATCGCCATACTTCTCCTGGTGTTCTCAGGACTCCTTGGAGGAGGAAAGGGACTGGATGTTACAGCCGGACTTGTTGCCGTGGGTGCAGGTGCAGCCATAGGATTCGCAGGTCTTGGTTCAGGTATGGGTCAGGGTATAACATCAGCATCATCAGTGGGTGCAGTTGCAGAGGATCCTGACATGTTCGCGAGGGGTGTTATATTCGCAGCCCTTTCAGAGACACAGGCTATCTATGGTTTCCTGATCGCCATACTTCTCCTGGTCTTCGGCGGAATACTAGGAGGCTAATTAGATGAGTTCCGGAGCCGAAAAAATTGTCTCCAGTATAATGTCAGAGGCTCAGGCAAAGGCTAACGCCATAATTCAGGAAGCTGAAGAGGAAGCTGCAGGTATACTGAAGGAGGGCGAAAAAAGGGCCCAGATTGTCAGTGAACGCATACTCGAATCAGCCAGGAAGCAGGCTGATATGAGGTACCAGCAGATAATCTCAGAGGCCAAGATGAATGCAAGGCGTGCAGAACTGGAGGCAAGGGAAGAGGTAATACAGGAGGCCTTCAAAAGGGCTGAAGAGGAACTTGAAAACCTGGCATCCACCTCCAATGAGGAATACCTCACTGCCCTCAGGGGCATGATAAAGGAGGCAGCGGTTGAGATAGGTGGAGGCGACCTTGTTGTCAGCATGAAGGAGGACGACAGGTCCCATGACCCTGGACTCGACAAAATCGCAGCTGAAGTGGAAGCCGAAACAGGCAAAAAAACAACCCTGGAGGTTGGAGACAGCATCAGAACCATTGGAGGAGCATTGGTAAGGACAAAGGATGGTCTGATAGAGGTTAACAACACAATAGAGGCCAGGATGTCCCGTTTCAGAAAGGCTCTACGTTCAGAGGTGGCCAGGGTTCTTTTCGAATAAAAGGGGAGATAACAGATGGCTGACAGCATCACAACAATTGTAACAGCGCTCGGATTCCCTTCAATAGAACCTTTTATAGGCTTAATCCTCCTGGGAGGGGCAATTATAGGTGCTATTGTTGTAATAGCAACTATAAGGCCTGTATTAGATCTATTCCCCTTCGCATACCCTAACGCCAGAGTCAGGGCACGAATAGGACGCCTACTAAATGAGAAACAGCTATCAGAG
This region of Methanothermobacter thermautotrophicus genomic DNA includes:
- a CDS encoding V-type ATP synthase subunit K (produces ATP from ADP in the presence of a proton gradient across the membrane; the K subunit is a nonenzymatic component which binds the dimeric form by interacting with the G and E subunits), whose protein sequence is MVEIALGTALAAIGAGVAVGFAGLGSGLGQGIAAAGSVGAVAEDPDMFARGIIFAALSETQAIYGFLIAILLLVFSGLLGGGKGLDVTAGLVAVGAGAAIGFAGLGSGMGQGITSASSVGAVAEDPDMFARGVIFAALSETQAIYGFLIAILLLVFGGILGG
- a CDS encoding V-type proton ATPase subunit E, whose protein sequence is MSSGAEKIVSSIMSEAQAKANAIIQEAEEEAAGILKEGEKRAQIVSERILESARKQADMRYQQIISEAKMNARRAELEAREEVIQEAFKRAEEELENLASTSNEEYLTALRGMIKEAAVEIGGGDLVVSMKEDDRSHDPGLDKIAAEVEAETGKKTTLEVGDSIRTIGGALVRTKDGLIEVNNTIEARMSRFRKALRSEVARVLFE